A region from the Rufibacter sp. DG15C genome encodes:
- a CDS encoding methylated-DNA--[protein]-cysteine S-methyltransferase gives MAKFPEISIMPTASAPYVLHLPSPLGTLRLTGNDTHLFSASFPENEPETDSDFIPAILREAEAQLNAYFAGERQTFDLPLQPQGTTFQQQVWQALQQIPTGKTETYLGLAKRFENPGAVRAVGVANGANPWLVIVPCHRVIGAKGELVGYAGGLWRKKWLLVHEAKMSGVYQTSLF, from the coding sequence TTGGCTAAATTTCCTGAAATTTCCATCATGCCTACCGCCTCTGCCCCATATGTTCTGCACCTGCCCAGTCCCTTGGGAACGCTTCGCCTGACCGGCAATGACACCCATCTGTTTTCGGCCTCTTTTCCAGAAAACGAGCCAGAAACGGATTCTGATTTTATCCCTGCTATTTTAAGAGAGGCCGAAGCGCAGTTGAACGCCTACTTTGCCGGTGAACGCCAGACGTTTGATTTGCCTTTACAACCGCAGGGCACCACTTTTCAGCAGCAGGTCTGGCAGGCCTTGCAACAGATACCAACCGGCAAGACAGAAACTTACTTGGGCTTGGCCAAGCGCTTTGAGAACCCGGGCGCCGTGCGGGCGGTGGGCGTGGCCAACGGCGCCAATCCGTGGCTGGTCATCGTGCCCTGCCATCGCGTCATTGGCGCGAAGGGAGAACTGGTAGGCTATGCCGGGGGACTCTGGCGCAAGAAATGGCTGCTAGTGCATGAGGCCAAGATGAGCGGTGTGTACCAGACGAGTCTTTTTTAA
- a CDS encoding CHASE domain-containing protein, whose amino-acid sequence MLISRLKDYYLAIGSFALVLGITLYAYYVSKTSDQDRDAKLFELRTIQVKTSLERRMGHYVQILKGAKGLFLSSDTVTRLYFRKYQQSLEVEKNYPGMQGIGYATMLTPEEVPKLEQRIRAEGFRQFQVLPKDSRAEYSAILYIEPMNVRNLRAFGFDMFSEPTRREAMEAARDFGKPALTGKVKLVQEFTNGVQAGFLIYLPVYANGANPTTIADRRAQLKGFIYAPFRAMDLIEGTLRDDFSDVSIRIYDGKQSKPADLLYSNDTTTAKLDASGRQLHRTEQVRLAGRTWTIEFLPTRSFSNDPGIDEHNLILLAGSIISLLIFFVTWSLLKYLQSNQLTELITKNTTAGLFLLNNEGYCTFQNPAGQRLLGLDMEDFSKKPFQEVVLSRVDASAQGSPYTASKPITFEDTYLDKAGKSIPVSCAIRSVTQRGEQVGHILEVRNVAEERRAKQALVESEARFRNMADNTPVMVWITDAHNQCTYVNRHWLEFTGSTLADNLGRGWEQFLHPGDTDVAYKAYSEAISNHQEFRSEYRLRRHDGEYRWVINTGSPRFEDEGEFLGYIGSVSDITERIDMENRLKSNAEMLQRIFMQVPAIVGLVRLRDMTYTLVNSYLSNLYNGKAKVGEDAFAALPPSQREPFRKILHIVSQSGEAYIAQEVPVKFDASAQGEEDVIRFFNIVYEPILDDQNQVESVLTFAVEVTEQVKSREQLAVINDQLVKKNEELLRINNDLDNFVYTASHDLRSPLSNLEALTTALIDNAATKDEHEDDQVLLRMVAASIGKLKGTIMDLTEITKVQKNSEQQPVEELLFAEVLAGVEEDIAPLIHEAKARINASFEVQSIRYARKNLRSILYNLVSNAVKYRDPQHPAVINLKTRREGDYVVLTVQDNGLGIRKDQQSKLFSMFRRLHSHVEGTGIGLYIVKRIIENHDGRIQVDSEEGKGTTFTVYFKES is encoded by the coding sequence ATGCTTATATCTCGGTTAAAAGACTATTACCTGGCCATTGGCTCCTTTGCGTTGGTGCTGGGAATAACGCTGTACGCGTACTATGTCTCCAAAACCAGTGACCAAGACCGGGACGCCAAGCTGTTTGAGCTGCGCACCATCCAGGTAAAGACTTCGTTAGAGCGCCGCATGGGCCATTACGTCCAGATCTTGAAAGGAGCCAAAGGGCTTTTCCTTTCCTCAGACACGGTCACGCGCCTATACTTTAGAAAATACCAGCAGTCTCTGGAGGTAGAGAAGAACTACCCCGGCATGCAGGGCATTGGGTACGCCACCATGCTCACGCCAGAAGAGGTGCCCAAGTTGGAGCAGCGCATTCGGGCAGAGGGCTTTCGGCAATTTCAAGTGCTACCCAAAGATTCGCGCGCAGAATATTCGGCTATCTTGTACATAGAGCCCATGAACGTGCGCAACCTGCGCGCCTTCGGGTTTGACATGTTCAGTGAGCCCACCCGCCGCGAAGCCATGGAAGCCGCCCGGGACTTCGGGAAGCCCGCCCTCACCGGTAAAGTGAAACTGGTGCAGGAGTTTACCAATGGCGTTCAAGCCGGGTTCTTGATCTACCTGCCTGTCTACGCCAACGGTGCCAACCCCACCACCATAGCAGACCGCCGCGCTCAACTAAAAGGCTTCATCTATGCGCCGTTCAGGGCCATGGACTTGATTGAAGGCACCCTGCGCGATGACTTTTCTGATGTGAGCATCAGGATCTATGACGGCAAACAGAGTAAGCCAGCAGACTTACTGTACAGCAATGATACTACCACGGCCAAACTAGACGCCAGCGGCCGACAGCTGCACCGCACAGAGCAAGTGCGGTTGGCGGGCCGCACCTGGACCATAGAGTTCCTGCCCACGCGGTCATTTTCCAATGACCCTGGCATAGACGAACACAACCTTATCTTGTTGGCGGGCAGCATCATCAGTTTGCTCATCTTCTTTGTGACCTGGTCCTTACTCAAATACCTGCAGTCTAACCAACTCACCGAACTCATCACCAAGAACACCACGGCGGGCCTGTTTCTATTGAACAATGAAGGCTATTGCACCTTTCAGAACCCGGCAGGGCAGCGGCTGCTGGGATTGGACATGGAGGACTTTAGCAAGAAGCCGTTCCAGGAGGTGGTGCTTTCCAGAGTAGATGCGTCGGCGCAAGGATCCCCGTACACCGCCAGCAAACCCATCACCTTTGAAGATACCTACTTAGACAAGGCCGGCAAGAGCATTCCAGTGTCCTGCGCCATCCGGTCTGTGACCCAGCGCGGCGAACAGGTGGGGCATATCTTGGAAGTGCGCAATGTAGCCGAAGAACGCCGTGCCAAACAAGCGCTGGTGGAAAGTGAGGCTCGTTTCCGGAACATGGCAGACAATACCCCGGTCATGGTCTGGATTACAGACGCCCACAACCAATGCACCTACGTGAACCGACATTGGCTAGAGTTTACGGGTTCTACCTTGGCTGACAACCTGGGCCGAGGCTGGGAACAGTTCCTGCACCCAGGAGACACAGACGTGGCTTACAAAGCATATTCTGAGGCCATTAGCAACCACCAGGAATTTAGGAGCGAATACCGTTTGCGCCGCCATGACGGCGAGTACCGCTGGGTGATTAACACCGGCAGCCCGCGGTTTGAGGACGAAGGGGAGTTCTTAGGTTATATTGGCTCTGTGTCAGACATTACGGAGCGCATTGACATGGAGAACCGCCTCAAGAGCAACGCCGAAATGCTGCAGCGCATCTTCATGCAGGTACCCGCCATTGTGGGACTGGTGCGGTTAAGAGACATGACCTATACGTTGGTCAACTCCTATCTAAGCAACCTTTACAACGGCAAAGCCAAAGTAGGAGAAGACGCGTTTGCTGCCCTGCCACCCTCGCAGCGGGAACCGTTCCGGAAGATTCTGCACATTGTGTCTCAGTCTGGCGAGGCCTACATTGCCCAAGAGGTACCCGTAAAGTTTGATGCTTCAGCCCAAGGCGAGGAGGACGTAATCCGGTTCTTCAACATTGTCTATGAGCCCATCTTGGATGACCAGAACCAAGTGGAGTCTGTGCTGACCTTTGCCGTAGAGGTAACCGAGCAGGTGAAAAGCCGTGAGCAGCTGGCCGTAATTAATGACCAACTGGTCAAGAAAAACGAGGAGCTGTTACGCATCAACAATGACCTGGACAACTTTGTCTACACCGCCTCTCATGACTTGCGCTCGCCGCTGTCTAACCTGGAGGCCCTCACCACCGCCCTCATTGACAACGCCGCTACCAAAGACGAGCATGAAGATGACCAGGTACTTTTAAGAATGGTGGCCGCTTCTATTGGCAAGTTAAAAGGCACCATCATGGACCTCACCGAGATTACCAAGGTGCAAAAGAACTCAGAACAGCAGCCGGTAGAAGAACTCCTGTTTGCCGAGGTGCTGGCCGGGGTAGAGGAGGACATTGCCCCCTTGATCCATGAGGCCAAAGCCAGAATCAACGCTTCTTTTGAGGTCCAGTCCATCAGGTATGCACGCAAGAACCTACGCAGTATCCTGTACAATCTGGTGTCCAACGCCGTCAAATACCGTGATCCCCAGCACCCGGCCGTCATCAACCTGAAAACCCGCCGCGAGGGTGACTACGTGGTGCTCACCGTGCAGGACAATGGCCTGGGCATCAGAAAAGACCAACAGAGTAAGCTGTTCAGCATGTTCCGGCGTTTACACTCACACGTAGAAGGTACCGGTATTGGCCTTTACATAGTCAAGCGCATCATTGAGAACCATGACGGCCGCATTCAAGTAGACAGCGAAGAAGGCAAAGGCACCACGTTCACCGTGTACTTCAAGGAGTCCTGA
- a CDS encoding alpha-ketoglutarate-dependent dioxygenase AlkB has protein sequence MPLSPEFTSQFADQLLSMPGAEVYLLPEFIPVEEQLVLWRALEQEVAWRQEEIKLFGKSIPQPRLTAWYGDEGKSYTYSGLTWQPLPWLPILSQLREKLLETTGISFNSVLLNLYRNGQDSMGWHADDEPELGKNPVIASISLGQERSFHFRHRTQTGLKEKLLLSSGSLLLMAGETQHHWQHQVPKSAKPLEPRINLTFRVIH, from the coding sequence ATGCCGCTTTCCCCTGAATTTACCTCTCAGTTCGCCGACCAGCTTTTGTCGATGCCAGGGGCAGAAGTCTACCTGCTCCCTGAGTTTATCCCGGTAGAGGAGCAGCTAGTTTTATGGCGGGCATTGGAACAAGAAGTAGCCTGGCGGCAGGAAGAGATCAAGCTGTTTGGTAAGTCCATTCCGCAGCCCAGGCTCACCGCCTGGTACGGCGACGAAGGCAAGTCCTACACCTACTCTGGCCTGACCTGGCAGCCGCTTCCCTGGCTTCCAATCTTGTCCCAACTCCGCGAAAAGCTATTGGAAACCACAGGCATCTCCTTTAACAGCGTCCTGCTCAATCTTTACCGGAACGGCCAAGACAGCATGGGCTGGCACGCAGATGATGAACCAGAATTAGGAAAGAATCCCGTCATCGCCTCTATTAGTCTAGGCCAAGAACGAAGCTTCCATTTCAGGCACCGCACGCAGACTGGCCTAAAGGAGAAGCTGCTACTTTCCTCAGGCAGCCTTCTGTTAATGGCTGGAGAGACCCAGCATCACTGGCAACACCAAGTCCCCAAATCTGCCAAGCCGTTGGAGCCTAGGATTAACCTGACGTTTAGAGTAATCCATTGA
- a CDS encoding NAD(P)/FAD-dependent oxidoreductase gives MEKDSQLSVMGGGLVGCLLSLYLAKQGYKVEVYERRPDLRSAELAGGRSINLALSDRGWRALETIGIAEDIKKVAIPMYRRVMHDVQGNLSFQPYGQAGQAIYSVSRGGLNKALLDLAEAQPNVTLHFQEQVLEVELSSNEVTLLNTGTGQEHKIQPDVIFAADGAFSMVRLSMQKTERFNYEQSYLDYGYKELAIPPAQDGGWQLEKNALHIWPRGQYMMIALPNMDGSFTCTMFFPYDGEVSFKALQTKEQVEAFFQKMFPDAAALMPELAQEFFENPVGSLVTVKCFPWSHAGKVVLLGDAAHAIVPFYGQGMNAGFEDCTILRGLLEEHGSDWETIFKTFQELRKPNTDAIADLAVYNFIEMRDKVADPRFLLQKKIESKITAQYPDAWLPLYSMVTFSPDLPYSQALANGQRQEEIMRHLMTHIDSEADYDKPEVQTYLQSQLAE, from the coding sequence ATGGAGAAAGATTCTCAGTTAAGTGTCATGGGCGGAGGCCTGGTTGGCTGTCTGCTGTCCTTGTATCTGGCCAAGCAAGGCTACAAGGTAGAGGTGTATGAACGCCGTCCAGATCTGCGCAGCGCCGAGTTGGCGGGGGGCAGATCCATCAACTTGGCCTTGAGTGACCGGGGCTGGCGCGCGCTAGAAACCATTGGCATTGCTGAGGACATCAAGAAAGTGGCCATTCCCATGTACCGCCGCGTGATGCATGACGTGCAGGGCAATCTCTCTTTTCAGCCGTACGGGCAGGCAGGGCAGGCCATTTACTCGGTGAGCCGGGGAGGCTTGAACAAAGCCCTATTAGACTTAGCCGAAGCCCAGCCCAACGTGACGCTTCATTTTCAGGAGCAGGTGCTGGAGGTGGAGCTGAGCAGCAATGAAGTCACTCTTTTAAATACGGGCACGGGGCAGGAGCATAAAATTCAGCCAGACGTGATTTTTGCCGCAGACGGGGCTTTCTCCATGGTGCGTCTGTCCATGCAGAAGACGGAGCGGTTCAACTATGAGCAGAGCTACCTGGACTACGGCTACAAAGAACTCGCCATTCCGCCCGCGCAGGACGGGGGCTGGCAACTAGAGAAGAACGCACTGCACATCTGGCCGCGCGGCCAATACATGATGATTGCCTTGCCCAACATGGATGGTTCTTTTACCTGCACCATGTTCTTTCCTTATGACGGCGAGGTCTCCTTTAAAGCCTTACAGACAAAAGAGCAGGTAGAAGCCTTCTTCCAGAAGATGTTTCCAGACGCGGCGGCGCTCATGCCTGAGTTGGCCCAAGAGTTTTTTGAGAACCCAGTAGGCTCACTGGTAACCGTCAAGTGTTTCCCGTGGAGCCATGCCGGCAAAGTAGTATTGCTGGGTGACGCCGCGCACGCCATTGTGCCTTTTTACGGGCAGGGCATGAACGCCGGCTTTGAGGACTGTACCATTCTGCGGGGCCTCTTAGAAGAACACGGGTCTGACTGGGAAACCATCTTCAAGACGTTCCAAGAACTGCGCAAGCCCAACACAGACGCCATTGCAGACCTAGCGGTGTACAACTTCATAGAGATGCGCGACAAAGTAGCCGACCCTAGGTTCCTGCTACAGAAGAAGATAGAGTCCAAAATCACCGCCCAATACCCAGACGCCTGGCTGCCTTTGTACAGCATGGTGACCTTTTCACCAGATTTGCCGTATTCTCAGGCGCTGGCCAACGGACAAAGGCAAGAAGAGATCATGCGGCACCTCATGACGCACATAGACTCAGAGGCAGATTATGACAAGCCAGAAGTGCAGACGTACCTGCAAAGCCAGCTAGCGGAGTAG